From Staphylococcus sp. M0911, a single genomic window includes:
- the ribE gene encoding 6,7-dimethyl-8-ribityllumazine synthase — translation MNFEGKLVGKDLKVAIVVSRFNDFITGRLLEGAKDTFIRHDVDENNIDVAYVPGAFEIPMVARKLAQTGKYDAVVTLGCVIRGATSHYDYVCNEVAKGVSKANESTDVPVIFGILTTESIEQAVERAGTKAGNKGSEAAVSAIEMANLMKQF, via the coding sequence ATGAATTTTGAAGGAAAATTAGTTGGTAAAGATTTAAAAGTCGCTATTGTGGTTAGTAGATTTAATGATTTTATTACTGGACGTTTGTTAGAGGGTGCTAAGGATACTTTTATTCGTCACGATGTTGACGAAAACAATATTGATGTTGCTTATGTACCTGGTGCTTTTGAAATTCCTATGGTAGCTAGAAAGTTAGCTCAAACAGGTAAATATGATGCAGTAGTTACTTTAGGATGTGTCATAAGAGGGGCTACGTCTCATTATGATTATGTATGTAATGAAGTTGCAAAAGGCGTATCCAAAGCTAATGAATCTACAGATGTTCCTGTTATCTTCGGTATCTTAACTACGGAAAGTATCGAGCAAGCAGTTGAACGTGCAGGAACTAAAGCAGGTAATAAAGGTTCTGAAGCAGCAGTAAGTGCCATTGAAATGGCTAATTTAATGAAACAATTTTAA
- a CDS encoding proline dehydrogenase translates to MGVFKNVFIALSNNSYLNNAAKQVGPRLGANKVVAGNTIPQLIETIEYLNENKISVTVDNLGEFVTTEQESQQAKQEILEIMEAINQYQVDAHMSVKLSLLGSEFDLELAYQNLREILLKANEYGNMHINIDTEKYDSLQQIIEVLDRLKGEFKNVGTVIQAYLYDAEKLIDKYPELRLRLVKGAYKEDASIAYQTKEEIDANYIKIIEKRLLNARNFTSIATHDHNIINHVKQFMKENHIEKDQMEFQMLYGFRSELAQSIANEGYHFTVYVPYGDDWFAYFMRRLAERPQNLSLAVKEFATPETLKKVGIFSAIGISVFSLVGLSTKYLRK, encoded by the coding sequence ATGGGAGTTTTCAAAAATGTATTTATAGCTTTGTCTAATAATAGTTATTTAAATAATGCTGCAAAACAAGTGGGTCCAAGACTTGGCGCCAACAAAGTAGTAGCCGGTAACACAATTCCACAATTGATAGAAACAATTGAATATTTAAACGAAAACAAAATTTCAGTTACCGTAGATAACTTAGGGGAATTTGTGACGACAGAGCAAGAAAGTCAACAAGCTAAACAAGAAATACTAGAAATTATGGAAGCCATAAACCAATACCAAGTTGATGCACATATGTCAGTTAAATTAAGTTTATTAGGTAGTGAGTTTGACTTAGAACTTGCATATCAAAATTTGAGAGAGATTTTACTTAAAGCTAATGAATATGGCAATATGCATATCAATATAGATACCGAAAAGTATGATAGCTTACAACAAATTATTGAAGTGTTAGATCGATTAAAGGGAGAATTCAAGAATGTGGGAACAGTGATTCAAGCATATCTATATGATGCTGAAAAACTGATTGATAAATACCCTGAATTACGTTTAAGACTCGTTAAAGGTGCATATAAAGAGGATGCCTCTATTGCGTACCAAACTAAAGAAGAGATTGACGCAAATTATATTAAAATAATTGAAAAAAGACTATTAAATGCACGTAATTTTACTTCAATTGCAACGCATGATCATAATATTATTAATCATGTGAAACAATTCATGAAAGAAAATCATATCGAAAAAGACCAAATGGAGTTCCAAATGCTATATGGTTTCCGTTCAGAATTAGCGCAATCTATTGCTAATGAGGGCTATCATTTCACAGTATATGTCCCTTATGGAGATGACTGGTTTGCATACTTTATGAGAAGATTAGCAGAACGCCCACAAAATTTATCTTTAGCAGTAAAAGAATTTGCCACACCAGAAACATTGAAAAAAGTCGGTATTTTCTCAGCTATTGGTATAAGTGTTTTTTCTCTTGTAGGGTTATCTACGAAGTACTTACGTAAATAA
- a CDS encoding FAD/NAD(P)-binding protein, with amino-acid sequence MRVAIIGMGTAGVSVLRQLVKHDHFEKLKVDVYDDRNNMGQGVPFQNDSSELLINMPSKKMSLNLDDDEEFWKWYQHQQVFDFDNPTYLPRFVFGHYMKSYLSKFDEQYENITIINHKVHEIFTTSKVDETNLKYYVCTSDDMKEWREYDYLFLTFGTFAYHDPYHLKGIKGFKPTPYPTYNSLDDVNEDDRIAILGTGLASLDVIRYVTAHHPRLPILMTSRSANLPSVRGQMVDIEFTHLTKQKFNDLQAQNYGNVPLDVAVDLFLKECSDYGIDFEKLINRRTCNHINDLKFDLEHEKEMGIFQSIIEYLKENLNWIWNSFSFEDQQQFQKKYTKIIQLNSNPMPPRTAKLLIELLEQEALIIRKNLKNVYHEDGLFHLQYENENDIEDFNVVINATGSKNHLSELDEDDQLILNLENRQIVQAHPLGGIQIIPETNQVISPRFGTLTNVIAIGQMTNGVNKLRNGVKMIVNQVANAVDRLYDTQQDFENIKEES; translated from the coding sequence ATGCGAGTAGCTATAATAGGAATGGGCACAGCAGGTGTGAGTGTTTTACGTCAACTAGTCAAACACGACCATTTTGAAAAATTAAAAGTAGATGTGTATGATGACCGCAATAATATGGGACAGGGTGTTCCATTTCAAAATGATAGTAGTGAGTTACTCATTAATATGCCATCTAAAAAGATGAGCTTAAATTTAGATGATGATGAAGAGTTTTGGAAATGGTATCAACATCAACAAGTATTTGATTTCGATAATCCTACATACTTACCACGTTTTGTATTTGGACATTATATGAAATCATACTTATCCAAATTCGATGAGCAATATGAAAATATTACTATTATCAATCATAAAGTACACGAGATTTTTACAACATCGAAAGTGGATGAAACGAATTTAAAATATTATGTATGTACCTCAGATGATATGAAAGAATGGCGAGAATACGATTACTTATTCTTAACATTTGGTACATTTGCCTATCACGATCCATATCATTTAAAAGGTATAAAAGGGTTTAAACCGACACCTTATCCTACATACAATTCATTAGATGATGTAAATGAAGATGATAGAATTGCCATTCTTGGAACTGGTCTCGCTAGTCTAGATGTCATTCGATATGTGACTGCACATCACCCTAGATTACCTATTTTAATGACAAGTCGATCAGCCAATTTACCAAGTGTAAGAGGTCAAATGGTAGATATAGAATTTACACATTTAACAAAACAAAAATTTAATGATTTACAGGCACAAAATTATGGAAATGTACCTTTAGATGTTGCAGTAGATTTATTTTTAAAAGAATGTAGCGACTACGGTATAGATTTTGAAAAACTTATCAATAGAAGAACTTGTAATCATATTAATGATTTAAAATTTGATTTAGAACATGAAAAGGAAATGGGAATATTCCAAAGTATAATTGAATATTTAAAGGAAAATTTAAATTGGATATGGAATAGCTTTAGCTTTGAAGATCAACAACAATTCCAAAAGAAATATACTAAAATAATTCAACTTAATTCTAATCCAATGCCTCCTAGAACTGCGAAATTACTTATTGAATTATTAGAACAAGAGGCATTGATTATCCGTAAAAATTTAAAAAATGTTTATCATGAGGACGGATTATTCCATTTACAATATGAAAATGAGAATGACATTGAAGATTTTAATGTAGTCATTAATGCAACTGGATCTAAAAATCATTTATCTGAGTTAGATGAAGATGACCAATTAATTCTTAATTTAGAAAATAGGCAAATTGTACAAGCACATCCTTTAGGCGGTATACAAATTATTCCTGAAACGAACCAAGTTATTAGTCCGAGGTTTGGTACTTTAACTAATGTGATAGCGATTGGACAAATGACAAATGGCGTCAATAAACTTAGAAACGGTGTTAAAATGATTGTTAACCAAGTGGCTAATGCGGTGGATAGATTATATGACACGCAACAAGACTTTGAAAATATCAAAGAAGAAAGCTAA
- a CDS encoding alpha/beta hydrolase has product MWKWETENDAKGVVVIAHNILEHTGRYAYVITMLRRNGYHVIMGDLPGQGQTSRANKGQIEDFNEYHENILEWIKIANEYKIPTFVLGVGLGGLILINLLERVELPVEGLMLISPLLEFKQSGKDRKNKLLSNVGKVSKDARFKIGITAQDLTRNEEVIEDTVNDGLMLKKVTYHWYNLINEMMKETMEHIKDIKPLPTLIMTGSEDIISEINATETFKDKLVTNELYYKVWNGLYHEIHNEPERDQVMRYVLTFLNNSVNTMGFIVEEDEIEDI; this is encoded by the coding sequence ATGTGGAAGTGGGAAACTGAAAATGACGCAAAAGGCGTTGTTGTCATTGCTCATAATATATTAGAACATACTGGTCGTTATGCATATGTTATTACGATGTTAAGAAGAAATGGTTATCATGTCATTATGGGTGATTTACCTGGACAGGGCCAAACTTCTAGAGCTAATAAAGGTCAAATTGAAGATTTTAATGAATATCATGAGAATATATTAGAATGGATTAAAATTGCTAACGAGTATAAGATTCCAACGTTTGTACTAGGTGTAGGTTTAGGTGGTTTAATTTTAATTAACTTATTAGAGCGAGTAGAATTACCTGTAGAAGGTTTAATGCTTATTTCACCACTATTAGAATTTAAACAATCTGGTAAAGATAGAAAGAATAAATTACTTTCTAATGTTGGTAAAGTATCTAAAGATGCTCGCTTTAAAATTGGTATCACTGCTCAAGACCTAACACGTAATGAAGAAGTAATTGAAGATACAGTAAATGATGGATTAATGTTGAAGAAAGTGACATATCATTGGTATAACCTTATTAATGAAATGATGAAAGAGACAATGGAGCATATCAAGGATATTAAGCCGTTACCAACTTTAATTATGACAGGTAGTGAAGATATCATTTCAGAAATCAATGCGACTGAAACGTTTAAAGATAAATTAGTAACGAATGAGTTATATTATAAAGTATGGAATGGTTTATATCATGAGATACATAACGAACCAGAGCGAGATCAAGTGATGCGTTATGTATTAACGTTTCTTAATAATAGCGTGAATACTATGGGATTTATTGTTGAAGAAGACGAAATAGAAGATATTTGA
- the ribD gene encoding bifunctional diaminohydroxyphosphoribosylaminopyrimidine deaminase/5-amino-6-(5-phosphoribosylamino)uracil reductase RibD, which yields MSKFMNYAIQLAQMVDGQTGVNPPVGSVVVKDGRIVGIGAHLRKGDKHAEVQALDMAQSEANGATIYVSLEPCTHHGSTPPCVDKIIEAGIHKVIYAVKDTTLISKGDDIFKNAGIEVEFQYNAVAAQLYQDFFTAKRNGIPELTVKVSASLDGKQATDDGESKWITNKEVKKDVYQLRHSHDAVLTGRKTVEADDPLYTTRIAAGKHPIRVILSKSGKLDFNQQLFHDYASPIWIYTENKNLKVDNSNVTIIYMEQCDIKSILKDLYQKGIGKLLVEAGPEITSEFLQSDHLDHLVLYFAPKIIGGSGKYQFFQTDQIVSLPDTTQFEIVNSTLIQQNIKLVLRKK from the coding sequence TTGAGTAAATTTATGAATTATGCTATACAACTTGCACAAATGGTTGATGGACAAACAGGTGTTAATCCTCCAGTGGGTTCAGTTGTTGTCAAAGACGGAAGAATAGTTGGTATTGGTGCACACTTACGAAAAGGTGATAAACATGCTGAAGTTCAAGCTTTAGACATGGCACAATCAGAAGCCAATGGTGCTACCATTTATGTGTCATTAGAGCCATGTACACACCATGGTTCAACACCACCATGTGTAGATAAAATCATTGAAGCTGGTATTCACAAAGTCATCTATGCTGTTAAAGATACTACCCTTATTTCAAAAGGCGATGACATTTTTAAAAATGCAGGCATCGAAGTTGAATTTCAATATAATGCCGTTGCAGCGCAACTTTATCAAGATTTCTTCACTGCAAAAAGAAATGGTATTCCCGAATTAACGGTTAAAGTTTCAGCTAGTTTAGATGGCAAACAAGCTACCGATGATGGCGAGAGTAAGTGGATTACTAATAAAGAAGTAAAAAAAGACGTCTATCAATTACGTCATAGTCACGATGCAGTATTGACTGGACGTAAAACAGTAGAAGCTGACGATCCATTATACACGACAAGGATAGCTGCTGGGAAACATCCAATTCGAGTCATACTTAGTAAGAGTGGCAAATTAGACTTTAATCAACAACTATTCCATGATTATGCATCTCCTATTTGGATTTATACAGAAAATAAAAATTTAAAAGTAGACAATAGTAATGTAACTATTATTTATATGGAACAATGCGATATTAAATCTATTTTGAAAGATTTATATCAAAAAGGTATCGGGAAACTGTTAGTCGAAGCAGGTCCCGAAATTACTTCAGAATTTCTCCAATCTGATCACTTAGATCACCTTGTACTTTATTTTGCCCCGAAAATAATAGGTGGTTCTGGTAAGTATCAATTTTTCCAAACTGACCAGATAGTGTCTTTACCAGATACAACTCAATTTGAAATTGTTAATTCCACGTTAATTCAACAAAATATTAAATTAGTTTTGAGAAAGAAGTGA
- a CDS encoding sigma factor: MEFNKIYQEYNKIIHYLLKRYQITYNYDEFYQLLLIQLWHLTHHYQPSQSSKLSSYQFIRLNYYLIDIFRKENKKIPTINIDTPIHSKNEPIQFLDEDALLLQDIYYLLNNQEKQWLDLKLLGYKQYEIANMMHLSISTIKKIKKITQSKIMQHLQYNLEKE, encoded by the coding sequence TTGGAATTCAATAAAATTTATCAAGAGTACAACAAAATCATACATTATTTGTTAAAAAGATATCAAATCACTTATAATTATGACGAGTTTTATCAATTACTGTTAATCCAATTATGGCACTTAACTCATCATTATCAACCCTCACAATCTAGCAAACTATCCTCTTACCAATTTATTAGGTTAAACTATTACCTTATCGATATATTTCGCAAAGAAAACAAAAAAATACCTACTATCAATATCGATACACCTATCCACTCAAAAAATGAGCCCATACAGTTTTTAGATGAGGATGCATTACTTTTGCAAGACATTTATTATCTACTAAATAATCAAGAAAAACAATGGTTAGATTTAAAATTACTAGGATATAAGCAATACGAAATCGCAAATATGATGCATCTTTCTATATCAACCATTAAGAAAATCAAAAAGATAACTCAATCCAAAATCATGCAGCATTTACAATACAACCTAGAAAAGGAATGA
- a CDS encoding bifunctional 3,4-dihydroxy-2-butanone-4-phosphate synthase/GTP cyclohydrolase II, with translation MKFDSIELALDALKQGESIIVVDDEDRENEGDLIAITEWMKDDTINFMAKEGRGLICTPISSSISEQLDLHPMESNNSDVFGTNFTVSIDHKNTTTGISANERTLTARALIDQHAKASDFNRPGHLFPLIAKDNGVLERNGHTEAAIDLAKLTGAKPAGVICEIMNDDGSMAKGEDLQAFKDKHQLVMITIESLIEYRQVNESHVKLNAKVKMPTDFGTFDMYGFTTDYSEEEIVVITKGDIRSHENVRIHSACLTGDIFHSQRCDCGAQLEASMNYIEQHGGMIIYLPQEGRGIGLMNKLRAYELIEKGYDTVTANLALGFDEDLRDYNIAAQILKYFAIEKVNLLSNNPKKFEGLKEYGINIQKRIEVIVPETQYNHDYMTTKKEKMGHLI, from the coding sequence ATGAAATTCGACAGTATTGAATTAGCCTTAGATGCTTTAAAACAAGGTGAAAGTATTATTGTAGTTGATGATGAAGATAGAGAAAATGAAGGCGATCTAATAGCAATAACTGAATGGATGAAAGACGATACGATTAATTTCATGGCTAAAGAAGGTCGTGGGTTAATTTGTACACCTATCAGTTCAAGCATTAGTGAACAACTAGATCTCCATCCAATGGAATCAAATAACTCAGATGTGTTTGGCACTAATTTTACTGTAAGTATCGATCATAAGAATACAACAACCGGTATCAGTGCGAACGAGAGAACACTAACTGCTAGAGCACTGATTGATCAACATGCGAAAGCTTCAGATTTTAACCGACCAGGCCATTTATTTCCTTTAATTGCTAAAGATAATGGTGTGTTAGAAAGAAATGGTCATACCGAAGCGGCAATAGATCTTGCTAAATTAACAGGTGCTAAACCAGCAGGTGTGATTTGTGAAATTATGAATGATGATGGGTCTATGGCTAAAGGTGAAGATCTCCAAGCATTCAAAGATAAACATCAATTAGTTATGATTACGATTGAAAGTTTAATAGAATATCGTCAAGTTAACGAATCACATGTAAAACTCAATGCAAAAGTAAAAATGCCAACAGACTTTGGTACATTTGATATGTATGGTTTTACAACTGATTATAGTGAAGAAGAAATCGTCGTTATAACTAAAGGTGATATTAGATCACATGAAAATGTACGAATCCATTCTGCATGCCTTACGGGTGATATTTTCCATAGCCAACGATGTGATTGTGGTGCTCAATTAGAAGCTTCGATGAATTATATAGAACAACACGGTGGAATGATTATCTATTTACCTCAAGAAGGTCGTGGCATAGGACTCATGAATAAATTACGTGCCTATGAATTAATTGAAAAAGGTTATGATACCGTTACAGCAAATTTAGCGTTAGGATTCGATGAAGATTTACGAGATTATAATATCGCTGCACAAATTCTTAAATATTTTGCTATTGAAAAGGTTAACTTATTAAGTAATAATCCGAAGAAATTTGAAGGATTAAAAGAATATGGTATTAATATCCAAAAACGTATAGAAGTGATTGTACCTGAAACACAATATAATCATGACTATATGACAACCAAAAAAGAAAAAATGGGACATTTAATTTAG
- the ribE gene encoding riboflavin synthase has protein sequence MFTGIIEEIGTVQEVRNQNSVRTLVITAEKILEDMHIGDSISVNGACLTVIDFDDQTFSVQVIKGTENKTYLSDVQRHTKVNLERAMSGNGRFGGHFVLGHVDDLGTISKINESANSMIIQIKASKTLLNQMVKQGSITVDGTSLTIFDLHSDAFDIHLIPETRRSTILSSKKVGDNVHLESDVLFKYVENILNQNQSSLTEEKLKAFGF, from the coding sequence ATGTTTACAGGCATCATCGAAGAAATAGGAACGGTTCAAGAGGTTCGTAATCAAAATTCAGTTCGAACATTAGTAATTACTGCTGAAAAAATATTAGAAGATATGCATATTGGTGATTCAATTAGTGTAAATGGTGCGTGTTTAACTGTCATTGATTTCGATGACCAAACATTTTCAGTGCAAGTCATTAAAGGCACAGAAAATAAAACCTACCTCTCAGATGTACAACGCCATACGAAAGTTAATTTAGAAAGAGCAATGAGTGGTAACGGCAGGTTTGGCGGTCATTTTGTGTTAGGTCATGTTGATGATTTAGGAACAATATCTAAAATTAATGAATCTGCCAATTCAATGATTATCCAAATAAAAGCATCCAAAACACTACTTAATCAAATGGTTAAGCAAGGATCGATAACGGTAGATGGTACAAGTTTGACGATTTTCGATCTTCATTCGGATGCTTTTGATATTCATTTGATTCCTGAAACAAGACGTTCCACAATCTTATCAAGTAAAAAAGTGGGCGATAACGTACATCTAGAATCAGATGTGTTATTCAAATATGTTGAAAATATCTTAAATCAAAATCAATCAAGTTTAACAGAAGAAAAACTAAAAGCATTTGGTTTTTAG
- a CDS encoding N-acetylglucosaminidase, translating to MTKHKKGSIVAILGLLIIFVVGAIIFFSMVSDQIFFKHVKEEQKIEKLDVTLDKAAKKQIDNYTSQQVSNKNNDAWRDASSTEIKSAMDSSQFIDSDVQKYQFLDLSKYQGIDEKRIKRMLVDRPTLLKHTDDFTKAAKDKHVNEVYLISHALLETGAAKSELSKGVEIDGKKYYNFYGVGALDKDPVKTGAEYAKKHGWDTPQKAIYGGADFIHNHFLKHEDQDTLYSMRWNPKNPGEHQYATDIKWAESNATIIADFYKDMKTEGKYFKLYVYKDDKDHLKK from the coding sequence ATGACGAAGCACAAAAAGGGATCTATTGTTGCAATTTTAGGATTGCTGATTATCTTTGTAGTTGGTGCTATTATCTTTTTCTCAATGGTTTCAGACCAAATTTTCTTTAAACATGTAAAAGAAGAACAGAAAATTGAGAAATTAGATGTAACTTTAGATAAAGCTGCAAAGAAACAAATAGATAACTATACGAGTCAACAAGTATCGAATAAAAACAATGATGCGTGGAGAGATGCATCATCAACTGAAATAAAATCAGCTATGGATAGTAGTCAATTTATCGATAGTGACGTACAAAAATATCAATTTTTAGATTTATCTAAATATCAAGGTATTGATGAAAAAAGAATTAAACGTATGTTAGTTGATCGACCAACTTTACTGAAACATACGGATGACTTTACAAAAGCAGCGAAAGATAAACATGTTAACGAAGTGTATTTAATTTCACATGCGTTATTAGAAACTGGCGCTGCTAAGAGTGAATTATCTAAAGGTGTAGAAATTGATGGTAAGAAATACTACAACTTTTATGGTGTAGGTGCATTAGACAAAGATCCTGTTAAGACAGGTGCTGAATATGCTAAAAAACATGGTTGGGACACACCTCAAAAAGCCATTTATGGTGGTGCTGATTTCATTCATAATCATTTCTTAAAACATGAAGATCAAGATACACTATACAGTATGAGATGGAATCCTAAGAATCCTGGTGAACATCAATATGCAACTGACATTAAATGGGCTGAAAGTAATGCCACTATCATCGCGGATTTTTATAAAGATATGAAAACGGAAGGTAAATACTTCAAATTATATGTTTATAAAGATGATAAAGACCATTTGAAGAAATAA